A window of the Polaribacter batillariae genome harbors these coding sequences:
- a CDS encoding DKNYY domain-containing protein, with the protein MRIRTIHILILTILVVSCGEGYEKTNDNKWTWVLHSEAGRHIREIDADNATFEILNYQEYAKDKNNVYWRGVKISNADPETFNVITDNGYSKDENNVYLDNDIVIFANPNTFEVMQWPYSKDDKRIFNGNLPMEVDNIQDFEITKSGGGKSSSTKAFFIEWNEEYKWLDTLNINGIIVGENAEAKTKNERYKGYKKIE; encoded by the coding sequence ATGAGAATTAGAACCATCCACATATTAATTCTGACAATTCTAGTTGTTTCCTGCGGAGAAGGATATGAAAAAACAAATGATAATAAATGGACTTGGGTTTTGCACAGTGAAGCTGGAAGACACATTAGAGAAATAGATGCCGATAATGCAACGTTCGAAATTTTGAATTACCAAGAATATGCGAAAGACAAAAACAATGTTTATTGGAGGGGAGTTAAAATCTCAAATGCAGACCCAGAGACTTTTAATGTAATAACGGATAATGGATATTCCAAAGACGAAAATAATGTCTACCTAGATAATGATATTGTGATTTTTGCCAATCCGAATACTTTCGAAGTAATGCAATGGCCATATTCGAAAGATGATAAAAGAATTTTTAATGGGAATTTACCGATGGAAGTCGATAATATCCAAGATTTTGAAATTACTAAAAGCGGAGGAGGAAAAAGCTCTTCCACTAAGGCATTCTTTATCGAGTGGAATGAAGAATATAAATGGCTCGATACTTTGAATATTAATGGAATTATTGTTGGTGAGAACGCAGAAGCGAAAACCAAAAACGAAAGATATAAAGGATATAAGAAAATTGAATAA
- a CDS encoding ATP-binding protein encodes MINKRLLIKNLLSHNDENSFYDKKRQLSFDSKIGKAKFLKHVCALSNSNPNNNSFIVIGVEDEENKILGVDFFDDSKIQNLVNAYLKNPPKIEYENVPFPRLPRHKVVGLVTIHPNNKITSLLKNAWKYKKNTIFYRRGSNSMPFLGDNFELRNTNQEIVNAIEKNASNNLEQTLNGVFDFINNHKPTYNPQYKVFNEQFVLCWAGESKIINGKEFFSRVDIELINEQVKLFFSALDDVQISYNSNSFIVTEYIYLGLEKQEKYYPLEKTIIHFKNNGKHDIVKEFLFEPPKFDAEIIYHMYYNCNAIVKKIEENKPLSKTEYLDVLRLPTNYLICYLHGFLDVAEHLKKAKHYIKNLEDKTTYINYKEAMRVIRKVQYG; translated from the coding sequence ATGATTAACAAACGCTTATTGATTAAAAATTTACTTTCTCATAACGATGAGAATAGTTTTTATGATAAAAAGCGACAATTATCTTTCGATTCTAAAATAGGAAAAGCCAAGTTTTTAAAACACGTTTGCGCGCTTTCTAACTCCAATCCAAATAACAATTCTTTTATTGTAATTGGTGTAGAAGACGAAGAAAATAAAATTTTGGGTGTCGATTTTTTCGACGATTCAAAAATTCAGAATTTGGTAAATGCCTACTTAAAAAATCCGCCAAAAATTGAATATGAAAATGTGCCTTTTCCGCGTTTGCCAAGGCACAAAGTGGTGGGTTTGGTTACCATTCATCCGAATAATAAAATAACATCACTTTTAAAAAACGCTTGGAAATATAAGAAAAACACTATTTTTTATAGAAGAGGTAGCAATTCCATGCCATTTTTAGGCGATAATTTCGAACTTAGAAATACCAACCAAGAGATTGTAAATGCCATTGAAAAGAATGCCAGTAACAATTTAGAGCAAACGTTAAATGGTGTGTTCGATTTTATAAACAACCACAAGCCAACATACAACCCACAATACAAAGTTTTTAACGAGCAATTTGTGTTGTGTTGGGCTGGAGAAAGTAAAATTATAAATGGTAAAGAATTTTTCTCTAGAGTAGATATAGAGTTGATAAACGAACAAGTAAAACTCTTTTTCTCTGCTTTAGACGATGTTCAAATTAGTTATAACAGCAACTCTTTTATTGTTACAGAATACATTTATTTAGGCTTAGAAAAGCAAGAAAAATACTATCCTTTAGAGAAAACAATTATCCATTTTAAGAACAATGGCAAACACGATATAGTTAAAGAATTTCTTTTTGAGCCCCCAAAATTCGATGCAGAAATTATCTACCATATGTATTATAATTGCAATGCCATTGTTAAAAAAATAGAAGAAAACAAACCCCTTTCTAAAACTGAATATTTAGATGTTTTAAGACTGCCAACCAATTATTTAATTTGTTATTTGCACGGTTTTTTAGACGTTGCAGAGCATTTGAAAAAAGCAAAGCACTACATTAAAAATTTAGAAGATAAAACAACTTATATTAATTATAAAGAAGCCATGCGTGTGATAAGGAAGGTGCAGTATGGGTAG
- a CDS encoding HD domain-containing protein yields MNIENLNKNWLKLGQKYCQDFILLNAVGRKIKKRYSEKNRHYHNLNHIEFMLNLAKENKEAITDFDELLFAIWFHDIIYKSRSKRNEKRSAKYAIKKLKNFNLKELKRDKIYKLILSTKKHKILVNKDLDNAFLLDFDLAILGKDWEIYKAYTQKIRKEYKMFPNFLYRPARKKVLQGFLDRETLYFTEKYKNLFEEKARENLQKELNLYN; encoded by the coding sequence ATGAATATCGAAAACCTAAATAAAAATTGGTTAAAATTAGGGCAAAAATATTGTCAGGATTTTATTTTACTGAATGCTGTTGGAAGAAAGATTAAAAAACGTTACTCAGAAAAAAACAGGCATTATCATAATTTAAATCATATCGAATTTATGCTAAATTTAGCCAAAGAAAATAAAGAAGCAATTACTGATTTTGATGAGCTTCTTTTTGCGATTTGGTTTCATGATATTATTTACAAATCTCGTTCTAAAAGAAACGAAAAAAGGAGTGCAAAATATGCCATAAAAAAGCTAAAAAATTTCAATCTTAAAGAATTGAAAAGAGACAAAATTTACAAATTAATTTTATCTACTAAAAAACATAAAATTCTTGTTAATAAAGATCTAGACAACGCTTTTTTATTGGATTTCGATTTGGCGATTTTAGGTAAAGATTGGGAAATTTATAAAGCATATACTCAAAAGATAAGAAAAGAATATAAAATGTTTCCTAATTTTTTATATAGACCAGCAAGAAAAAAAGTATTGCAAGGTTTTTTAGACAGAGAAACGTTATATTTTACAGAGAAGTATAAAAATTTGTTTGAAGAAAAAGCAAGAGAAAATCTACAAAAAGAATTAAATCTTTACAATTAA
- a CDS encoding SDR family NAD(P)-dependent oxidoreductase: protein MKPTAFITGATSGIGKATAKFFAKNNIRLILCGRRAERLQELQHKLSKLTDVTTLQFDVSKRNEVESAIKSLPKDFLHIDILINNAGNAHGLSTIQDGNIDDWDAMINSNVKGLLYVSKAIIPQMVERNNGFIVNIGSIAGKEVYPNGNVYCASKHAVNALNKGMRIDLNKHNIRVSAIHPGAVETEFSEVRFKGDTEKAKSVYTGYKALQAKDIAEIIYFVVTRPYHVNIEDLVVYPTAQASATITNRNS from the coding sequence ATGAAACCAACAGCATTTATTACAGGCGCAACTTCAGGAATTGGAAAAGCAACCGCAAAATTTTTTGCAAAAAATAATATTCGTTTAATTCTTTGTGGAAGAAGAGCAGAACGTTTACAAGAACTTCAACATAAATTAAGCAAACTTACAGATGTAACCACTTTACAATTCGATGTTTCTAAAAGAAACGAAGTCGAAAGTGCGATTAAAAGCCTTCCAAAAGATTTTCTACACATAGATATTTTAATAAATAATGCCGGAAACGCCCATGGTTTATCGACCATACAAGATGGAAATATAGACGATTGGGATGCCATGATAAATAGTAACGTAAAAGGATTGTTGTATGTTTCCAAAGCCATAATACCACAAATGGTAGAAAGAAATAACGGATTTATTGTAAACATTGGTTCTATTGCAGGTAAAGAAGTGTACCCCAATGGCAATGTATATTGTGCCTCGAAACACGCTGTAAATGCTTTAAATAAAGGAATGAGAATCGATTTAAATAAACACAATATTCGAGTTTCTGCAATTCATCCTGGAGCCGTAGAAACAGAATTTTCGGAAGTTCGTTTTAAAGGAGATACAGAGAAAGCAAAATCGGTTTATACAGGTTATAAAGCCTTGCAGGCAAAAGACATTGCAGAGATCATTTACTTTGTTGTTACAAGACCCTATCACGTAAATATCGAAGATTTGGTTGTCTATCCAACAGCACAAGCAAGTGCCACAATAACGAATAGAAATTCATAA